CCCGGAGCCGGCCACCACCCCGTGACCCGGCACCCGGGCTGACCTGCGCTCCACCGGTGGTGTGGCGATTGTCTCCCAGTAGCCGGAACCGTCCCCCTCGGCGGCCGGACGCCCCGGTGGTCGCCGTAGGCTTCTGTCATGCGCCATGAGTGGCATCAGTTGAGTCACCCCGCGGTGGGCAGCCCGGGCCTGCAGACCAGCCGTCCGACCGTCGACTCGGCCGAGGACGCGGCCCTCGGTCTGGACCGCTGGCGGGACCTTCCCCGTGCGCAGACCCCGCCCTGGCCGGACCCGGTCCAGGTCGCCGAGGTCGGCAGGGTGCTCGACACGGTGCCCTCGGTGGTCGCGCCGTACGAGGTCGACCAGCTCCGGCAGCGGCTCGCGCTGGTCTGCGAGGGCAAGGCGTTCCTGCTCCAGGGCGGCGACTGCGCGGAGACCTTCGCCGACAACACCGAGAGCCACCTGCTGGCCAACGCCCGCACCCTGCTCCAGATGGCGATCGTGCTGACCTACGGCGCGTCCCTGCCGGTGGTGAAGGTGGCCCGGGTCGCCGGCCAGTACACCAAGCCGCGCTCGCTGCCGACCGACGCCCGGGGCCTGCCGGCCTACCGGGGCGACATGATCAACTCGCTGGAGGCCACGCCCGAGGCGCGGGTCGCCGACCCGCAGCGCATGATCCGGGCGTACGCCAACTCGGCCGCCGCGATGAACATGCTCCGGGCGTACCTGGCCGGCGGGCTGGCCGACCTGCACGCGGTGCACGACTGGAACAAGGACTTCGTCAAGCAGTCGCCGGCCGGCGAGCGCTACGAGGCGATCGCCCGGGAGATCGACCGGGCCATCGCCTTCATCCGGGCCTGCGGGATGACCGACGACGAGGCGCTGCGCACGGTCACCCTCTACTGCTCCCACGAGGCCCTCGCCCTGGAGTACGACCGGGCGCTCACCCGGATCTCCGGCAACAAGGCCTACGGCCTCTCCGGGCACTTCCTGTGGATCGGCGAGCGGACCCGGCAGATCGACGGGGCGCACATCGACTTCATCTCCCGGATCGCCAACCCGATCGGCGTGAAGCTCGGCCCGACCACCACCCCGGACGAGGCCATCGAGCTGTGCGAGAAGCTCAACCCGGACAACGTCCCCGGCCGGCTCACCCTGATCAGCCGGATGGGCAACCACCGGGTCCGCGACGCCCTGCCGCCGATCGTCGCCAAGGTCACCGCGGCCGGCGCCAAGGTGGTCTGGCAGTGCGACCCGATGCACGGCAACACCCACGAGTCCTCCAACGGCTACAAGACCCGGCACTTCGACCGGATCGTCGACGAGGTGCTCGGCTACTTCGAGGTGCACCGCGGCCTGGAGACCCACCCGGGCGGCCTGCACGTCGAGCTGACCGGCGAGGACGTCACCGAGTGCCTGGGCGGCGCCCAGGGCATCGAGGACCTCGACCTGCCCGATCGTTACGAAACCGCCTGCGACCCGCGACTGAACACCCAGCAGTCGCTGGAGCTGGCCTTCCTGGTGGCGGAGATGCTGCGTGGCTGAATTCATTGATCTTCGTTCGGACACCGTGACCCGGCCCACCGCCGGGATGCGGGCGGCCATGGCCGACGCCGAGGTCGGCGACGACGTGTACGGCGAGGACCCCACCGTCGCCGCGCTGGAGGCGGAGGTCGCCGCGCTCTTCGGGCACGAGGCGGCGCTGTTCGCCCCGACCGGCTCGATGGCCAACCAGATCGCCCTCCAACTGCTCGTGCCGCCGGGGGACGAGCTGCTCTGCGACGCCGACGCGCACGTCGTCACGTACGAGATCGGCGCGGCGGCCGCGTACGGCGGAATCTCGTCGCGGACCTGGCCGGCGGTCGGCGCGGAGCTGGACCCGGACGTGGTGGCCGGGATGATCCGGCCCGACGGCTACTTCGCGGTGCCCACCCGGGCGATCGCCGTCGAGCAGACCCACAACCGGGGCGGCGGCGGGGTGATCCCCCTCGCCGCCCTGCGCGAGCTGCGGCGCGTCGCCGACGACCACGACCTGGCGCTGCACTGCGACGGCGCCCGGATCTGGCACGCGCACGTCGCCGACGGCGTGCCGCTGGCCGAGTACGGCGCGCTCTTCGACACCCTGTCCGTCTGCCTCTCCAAGGGCCTCGGCGCGCCGGTCGGCTCCCTCGTCGTCGGCAGCGCGGAGAAGATCGCCCGGGCCCGCTTCGTCCGCAAGCGGATGGGCGGCGGCATGCGGCAGGTCGGCATCCTCGCCGCCGCCGGCCGGTACGCCCTCGCCCACCACATCGAGCGGCTCGCCGAGGACCACGCCAAGGCGGCCCGGCTGGCCGAGGCGGTGGCCCCGTTCGGGGTGCTCGCCACGCCGGTGCGGACCAACATCGTCCCGCTGGACCTGACCAAGCACCCGCTCGACGCGAAGGCCCTCGCGGCCGCCGCCCGGGCGGAGGGCGTGCTGATCTCCGTGCTCGGCCCGCGCACCGTCCGCCTGGTCACCCACCTGGACGTCACCGACGACGCTGTCGACCGCGCCGCGGAGATCCTCACCCGCGTCCTCCGCGCCTGACCCGCCCGCCCGCCGGGCCTGGATGATCCCGGGCCCGGGGGTGGGTCAGGGGTGGAGGCGTTTGAGGGTGGCGATGTCGGCGGCGTGGCCGACGTGCTTCTCCGTGGGGGTCTCCACCAGGACCGGGACGCCTGCCGTGGCGGGGTGGCACATCAGCTCGGCGAACGCGGGCTCGCCGATGGTGCCCTTGCCGATGTTCTCGTGCCGGTCCCGGGTCGAGCCGCACAGGTCCTTCGAGTCGTTCGCGTGCACCAGCTTCAACCGGTCGGCCCCGACGGAGGCGACCAGCGTGTCCAGCGTCGCGGTCATCCCGCCCTCGGCGGCCAGGTCGTGCCCGGCGGCCCAGGCGTGGCAGGTGTCGAAGCAGACGCCCATCATCGGGTGCCGCTCGACCGCGTCCAGGTAGGGGCCCAGGTGCTCCACCCGGGAGGCCAGCGAGCGGCCGCCCCCGGCGCTCGGCTCGACCAGCAGCATCGGCCCGCCGACCGCCGCCGTCTCGTCCAGCAGCGGCAGCAGGGCCTCGCGTACCTGCCGCATCGCCGCCTCGGCGTGCCCCGCGTCCACCGCGCTGCCGGCGTGGAAGACCACCCCCTCGGCGCCGATCGCCCGGCCCCGGCGCAGCGCGTGGGCCAGGGTCTGCGCCGACCGCTCGACCGTGGCCGCGGTGGGGGAGCCGAGGTTGACCAGCAGCGAGGCGTGGATGAAGACCGGCACCCCCCGCTCGCCGCAGCCGTCCCGGAACAGGACGTCCTGCGCCGCGTCGCCCGCCGGTAGCGCCCAGCCCCGCGAGTTGGAGACGTAGACCTGCACCACCTCGGAGCCGGCCGCGTCGGCGTACGGCAGCGCCGCCTTCGCCAGGCCGCCCGAGGTGGGGGTGTGCGAGCCGACCCGCCGCCGCGCGCTCACAGGCACGTCACCGTGACCGGGGTGCCCGGCGGGACCGGCGTGTTCTCGCCCGGGTTCTGGAAGCGGGCGATCCCGTTGGGGTTGAGCTGGATGTTGACCGGGAAGCCCTGGCTCTCCAGCACCTGCTTGGCCTGCTGGCACGGCATGTCGACCACCCGGGGGACGGGCACCTGCGCCGGCCCCTTGCTGATGTCGAGCTTGACCTCGGCACCCTTCTCCACGCCGGCGCCGTCGGCCGGGCTCTGGCCGAGGACCTCGTCCCTCGGCTTGTCCGAGTCCTTGTACGTCTCCACCGGCTTCAGCCCGAGCTGGGCGAGGATGGTCCGGGCCTCGTTGATGTTCTTGCCCACCAGGTTCGGCACGGTCACCGGGGCGCGACCCTTGCTCAGGATCACCGTCACCTTCGTCCCCGGCTTGACC
This sequence is a window from Micromonospora sp. NBRC 110009. Protein-coding genes within it:
- a CDS encoding deoxyribonuclease IV → MSARRRVGSHTPTSGGLAKAALPYADAAGSEVVQVYVSNSRGWALPAGDAAQDVLFRDGCGERGVPVFIHASLLVNLGSPTAATVERSAQTLAHALRRGRAIGAEGVVFHAGSAVDAGHAEAAMRQVREALLPLLDETAAVGGPMLLVEPSAGGGRSLASRVEHLGPYLDAVERHPMMGVCFDTCHAWAAGHDLAAEGGMTATLDTLVASVGADRLKLVHANDSKDLCGSTRDRHENIGKGTIGEPAFAELMCHPATAGVPVLVETPTEKHVGHAADIATLKRLHP
- a CDS encoding threonine aldolase family protein — its product is MRAAMADAEVGDDVYGEDPTVAALEAEVAALFGHEAALFAPTGSMANQIALQLLVPPGDELLCDADAHVVTYEIGAAAAYGGISSRTWPAVGAELDPDVVAGMIRPDGYFAVPTRAIAVEQTHNRGGGGVIPLAALRELRRVADDHDLALHCDGARIWHAHVADGVPLAEYGALFDTLSVCLSKGLGAPVGSLVVGSAEKIARARFVRKRMGGGMRQVGILAAAGRYALAHHIERLAEDHAKAARLAEAVAPFGVLATPVRTNIVPLDLTKHPLDAKALAAAARAEGVLISVLGPRTVRLVTHLDVTDDAVDRAAEILTRVLRA
- a CDS encoding class II 3-deoxy-7-phosphoheptulonate synthase, producing the protein MRHEWHQLSHPAVGSPGLQTSRPTVDSAEDAALGLDRWRDLPRAQTPPWPDPVQVAEVGRVLDTVPSVVAPYEVDQLRQRLALVCEGKAFLLQGGDCAETFADNTESHLLANARTLLQMAIVLTYGASLPVVKVARVAGQYTKPRSLPTDARGLPAYRGDMINSLEATPEARVADPQRMIRAYANSAAAMNMLRAYLAGGLADLHAVHDWNKDFVKQSPAGERYEAIAREIDRAIAFIRACGMTDDEALRTVTLYCSHEALALEYDRALTRISGNKAYGLSGHFLWIGERTRQIDGAHIDFISRIANPIGVKLGPTTTPDEAIELCEKLNPDNVPGRLTLISRMGNHRVRDALPPIVAKVTAAGAKVVWQCDPMHGNTHESSNGYKTRHFDRIVDEVLGYFEVHRGLETHPGGLHVELTGEDVTECLGGAQGIEDLDLPDRYETACDPRLNTQQSLELAFLVAEMLRG